A genomic segment from Streptomyces sp. NBC_00459 encodes:
- a CDS encoding HAD domain-containing protein, whose product MRPPYLLLDVDGILIPFPDAEGASPASHNRHEVVPADRSADDPVTIWLNPAHGPLLMHVIRTGLVIPVWCTSWRHDATTLIGPLLGLSPLPFVDLPRPQITTSHPNGYLWKRDHVDTWLGDAPVIWIDDDFTVLDHEWAAERTARRQATALVQPDPHVGLLAEHLVEVLAWAALLPGAQADAPAVPHEAEAA is encoded by the coding sequence ATGCGCCCGCCCTACCTACTGCTCGACGTCGACGGCATCCTCATACCTTTTCCGGACGCCGAAGGGGCCAGTCCGGCAAGCCACAATCGGCACGAGGTCGTGCCCGCTGATCGGAGCGCTGACGACCCGGTCACCATCTGGCTCAACCCTGCGCATGGCCCCTTGCTCATGCACGTGATCCGGACCGGCCTGGTCATCCCCGTCTGGTGCACCAGCTGGCGCCACGACGCCACCACTCTGATCGGGCCGCTCCTCGGCCTCTCACCCCTGCCGTTCGTCGACCTCCCGCGCCCGCAGATCACCACCAGCCACCCCAACGGGTATCTGTGGAAACGCGATCACGTCGACACCTGGCTCGGCGACGCGCCAGTCATCTGGATCGACGACGACTTCACCGTCCTCGACCACGAATGGGCAGCGGAACGCACCGCCCGCCGCCAAGCGACCGCCCTTGTCCAGCCTGATCCCCACGTCGGTCTGCTGGCCGAGCACTTGGTCGAGGTCCTGGCGTGGGCCGCGCTGTTGCCCGGTGCACAGGCCGATGCCCCAGCCGTTCCGCATGAAGCCGAAGCCGCATAA
- a CDS encoding class I SAM-dependent methyltransferase, producing the protein MLAQASPWHAHALQRTTASPAEPLSVPARMEWTTRPGSGPGAEILGPDLRHKRLLELGCGPGHNAAHLATRYGAHVTGVDLVGLQVRRARSHYGRLNNLTFVAGHALHYLQATDEQFDAVYSVFGAIGLVAPELLLPSIAQHLKPGRTLAFSVPHPQRGGLRPAIDDRPRRDFVTLPDRSRLPIARWDFYTDRWEKHLDRAGLWLTSAEEFHDARHRGRWPTTLLITARKL; encoded by the coding sequence GTGCTCGCCCAGGCGTCTCCCTGGCACGCCCACGCCCTCCAGCGCACCACGGCCAGCCCCGCCGAACCGCTGTCCGTACCCGCCCGGATGGAATGGACAACCCGGCCCGGCAGCGGACCCGGCGCCGAAATCCTCGGCCCCGACCTGCGCCACAAGCGACTGCTGGAACTCGGCTGCGGCCCCGGCCACAACGCCGCCCACCTCGCCACCCGCTACGGCGCCCACGTCACCGGCGTCGACCTCGTCGGCCTCCAAGTACGCCGAGCCCGCTCGCACTACGGCCGACTGAACAACCTCACCTTCGTCGCAGGCCACGCCCTGCACTACCTGCAAGCCACAGACGAGCAGTTCGACGCCGTCTACTCGGTCTTCGGCGCCATCGGACTCGTAGCCCCCGAGCTTCTGCTCCCGTCCATCGCCCAGCACCTCAAACCCGGGCGCACTCTCGCCTTCTCTGTCCCCCATCCCCAGCGTGGCGGCCTACGCCCCGCCATCGACGACCGGCCCCGCCGCGACTTCGTCACCCTCCCCGACCGCAGCCGACTGCCCATCGCCCGCTGGGACTTCTACACCGACCGCTGGGAGAAACACCTCGACCGCGCCGGGCTCTGGCTCACCTCGGCCGAGGAGTTCCACGACGCGCGCCACCGTGGCCGCTGGCCCACCACCCTCCTCATCACCGCGCGCAAGCTCTGA
- a CDS encoding aminoglycoside phosphotransferase family protein, whose protein sequence is MTANPSTELLDNLLTLAGRTTTVREEVRVWSMSGVERLTFPDGATAIFKYAKRPFDGEDQALRLAHTLGVPVPAVRASAVLDGWLGMLLEDLGAPIRVADDLDGAAAAVVLHGTRTASALPVLDQERLRTLPNRALEYLGRLRKADRWQDADDVEDALDQIAQAAEARSAGATVAPFGWVHSEFHPTSLHIGRHGWRLLDFARAFTGPGLLDLASWHGTLDTPDPVRLRVFLDAYVTEGGTPDALAERGGLPAEKWALGWHRMWALEWFMEQSIRWINDPATDPAYIKAVRRHLTDVLHLLEV, encoded by the coding sequence GTGACCGCGAACCCCAGTACCGAACTTCTTGACAACCTGCTCACTCTGGCCGGCCGGACCACCACTGTTCGCGAGGAGGTGCGCGTGTGGTCCATGTCCGGCGTCGAGCGTCTGACCTTCCCTGACGGCGCCACCGCCATCTTCAAGTACGCCAAGAGGCCGTTCGACGGCGAGGACCAGGCCCTCCGGCTGGCCCACACTCTCGGCGTCCCGGTGCCAGCCGTTCGCGCCTCCGCTGTGCTGGACGGCTGGCTCGGGATGCTGCTGGAAGACCTCGGCGCTCCGATCCGCGTGGCCGATGACCTCGACGGCGCAGCCGCGGCCGTCGTCCTGCACGGCACCCGCACCGCCTCCGCCCTGCCCGTCCTGGATCAGGAACGGCTGCGCACCCTGCCGAACCGGGCCCTGGAGTACCTCGGTCGACTCCGCAAGGCCGACCGGTGGCAGGACGCGGACGACGTCGAAGACGCGCTCGACCAGATTGCCCAGGCAGCTGAAGCGCGCTCGGCCGGTGCGACGGTGGCTCCTTTTGGCTGGGTGCACTCCGAGTTCCACCCCACCAGCCTCCACATCGGCCGACACGGCTGGCGGCTGCTGGACTTCGCCCGCGCCTTCACCGGCCCCGGCCTGCTTGACCTCGCCAGCTGGCACGGCACCCTCGATACCCCCGACCCCGTCCGACTGCGCGTCTTCCTGGACGCATACGTCACTGAAGGCGGCACCCCCGACGCCCTCGCCGAACGCGGTGGCCTCCCCGCCGAGAAGTGGGCGCTGGGCTGGCATCGCATGTGGGCCTTGGAGTGGTTCATGGAGCAGTCCATCCGCTGGATCAACGACCCGGCCACCGACCCCGCCTACATCAAGGCCGTACGCCGCCATCTCACTGATGTCCTCCACCTCTTGGAGGTCTGA
- a CDS encoding tetratricopeptide repeat protein yields MAASRDPNSRLRDTIAATSCTYEALARDVRRIAAENGEILQTNKSAVSHWANGIRQPTGRTGQYLAEALSRRTGRIITQTEIGLRAPDGEEQAEGDPVLAATDLGRADVERRRFLAVAAFTTAGVAMPLAHDHEATARMLRARTGTSVVGAEDVDVVRQITAAFSAADERLGGGHGLTTVTAYLADTAAPMLRGRFPSEALRRAAFGAVAELAYLAGWKHHDLGQEGAAQRYYQVGYQLAWEADPHGHAAWMMRALAHQALSLKQPHHCVDLVEGALIRGLGHVDGQTEALLHITHARAYAAVGERPAAARALLAAEGALLRDDSLQPSYSRVSGPAAGTVASHTARTLTDLADHIGTEQQHRDALIRWDPKKYRRVHALTYADLGDSLAAQARADEAVAAWSQALTLMEGMTSDRTRKAITSLRSTLSIYQRRKVPGAAELARRAREALA; encoded by the coding sequence GTGGCAGCGTCGAGAGACCCCAACTCCCGCCTGCGCGACACCATTGCCGCGACCAGCTGCACCTACGAAGCCCTGGCCAGAGACGTCCGGCGCATCGCGGCCGAGAACGGCGAGATCCTCCAGACCAACAAGTCGGCCGTCTCTCACTGGGCCAACGGCATTCGCCAGCCCACCGGCCGAACTGGCCAGTACCTCGCCGAAGCCTTGTCACGCCGAACGGGCCGCATCATCACCCAGACGGAGATCGGTCTGCGCGCACCTGATGGCGAGGAGCAGGCGGAGGGGGACCCCGTCCTGGCCGCAACTGACCTCGGCCGGGCCGATGTTGAGCGCCGCCGCTTCCTCGCGGTGGCCGCCTTCACCACCGCCGGCGTTGCGATGCCACTCGCCCACGACCATGAGGCCACCGCCCGCATGCTCCGCGCCCGCACCGGCACGTCCGTGGTCGGAGCGGAGGACGTGGACGTCGTACGGCAGATCACCGCCGCCTTCAGCGCGGCAGACGAACGCCTCGGCGGCGGCCACGGCCTGACCACCGTCACCGCGTACCTCGCCGACACTGCCGCGCCTATGCTCCGGGGCCGCTTCCCGAGCGAAGCCCTACGACGAGCAGCCTTCGGCGCGGTGGCCGAACTCGCCTACCTGGCAGGGTGGAAGCACCACGACCTCGGCCAGGAAGGCGCCGCCCAGCGCTACTACCAGGTCGGCTACCAGCTCGCCTGGGAAGCCGACCCGCACGGCCACGCCGCCTGGATGATGCGAGCCCTCGCCCACCAGGCCCTCAGCCTCAAGCAGCCCCACCACTGCGTCGACCTCGTCGAAGGCGCCCTCATCCGCGGCCTGGGCCACGTCGACGGCCAGACCGAGGCCCTCCTCCACATCACCCACGCCCGCGCCTACGCCGCCGTCGGCGAGAGGCCCGCAGCGGCCCGCGCCCTGCTCGCCGCCGAAGGCGCACTCCTGCGCGACGACAGCCTCCAGCCCAGCTACTCCCGCGTCAGCGGCCCCGCCGCCGGCACCGTCGCCAGCCACACCGCCCGTACCTTGACCGACCTCGCCGACCACATCGGCACCGAGCAGCAGCACCGAGACGCCTTGATCCGCTGGGACCCCAAGAAGTACAGGCGCGTCCACGCCCTCACCTACGCCGACCTCGGCGACAGCCTCGCCGCCCAGGCCCGCGCCGACGAGGCCGTCGCCGCCTGGTCCCAGGCCCTGACCCTCATGGAAGGCATGACCTCCGACCGCACCCGCAAGGCCATCACCTCGCTCCGCTCCACCCTCTCCATCTACCAGCGCCGCAAAGTGCCCGGAGCAGCCGAACTCGCCCGCCGCGCACGCGAAGCACTGGCCTAA
- a CDS encoding NUDIX domain-containing protein gives MAQRTTDDQPKALPPALESMTLLVAAVIVHDKATNRVVLLQRSQNAKFAQGMWDLPVGKSERGEPIIQTAVRELYEETGLTVKPESLKVAHIIHGAWGVEAPNGFLTVVFAAHEWTGEPENREPRKHAQVCWVDADAIPEEFVDTTASALHRYLTGGPQVSLEGWA, from the coding sequence GTGGCTCAGCGGACCACCGACGATCAGCCCAAAGCCCTACCGCCCGCCCTCGAATCCATGACCCTGCTGGTCGCCGCCGTCATCGTCCACGACAAGGCCACCAACCGGGTTGTGCTCCTCCAGCGGAGTCAGAACGCCAAGTTCGCCCAGGGCATGTGGGACCTGCCTGTCGGCAAGAGCGAACGCGGCGAGCCGATCATCCAGACCGCCGTACGCGAGCTGTACGAGGAGACCGGCCTGACCGTGAAGCCGGAGTCCCTCAAGGTCGCCCACATCATTCACGGTGCGTGGGGCGTCGAGGCTCCCAACGGCTTCCTCACCGTCGTCTTCGCCGCCCACGAGTGGACCGGCGAACCAGAGAACCGTGAGCCACGCAAGCACGCCCAGGTCTGCTGGGTTGATGCCGATGCCATCCCCGAGGAGTTCGTGGACACCACTGCGAGTGCGCTCCACCGGTATCTCACCGGTGGGCCTCAGGTGTCGCTGGAAGGATGGGCATAG
- a CDS encoding mCpol domain-containing protein yields MYSLTAPRNGAVLSYLIIDGDDVGGKVEAHLLANDVDSFVASSKEISASIDQLVDSLNEIPGVYVVSAGGDSILARIDNPDIGSICDRLSGLQRPGQFTFSAGMGETLRESFVALRMAKAAGKRRAITYPRDS; encoded by the coding sequence ATGTATAGTTTGACAGCCCCGAGAAATGGAGCCGTGTTGTCTTATTTGATCATCGATGGTGACGATGTAGGGGGCAAGGTTGAAGCGCACCTTCTAGCGAACGACGTCGACTCGTTCGTGGCGTCATCCAAGGAGATTTCTGCATCGATTGACCAACTGGTTGATTCACTTAACGAAATCCCAGGCGTCTACGTCGTGTCGGCGGGGGGTGATAGCATCTTGGCGCGAATCGACAACCCTGACATTGGTTCTATATGTGATCGGCTCTCGGGCCTCCAGCGCCCGGGGCAATTTACATTCTCGGCCGGGATGGGTGAAACTCTGCGTGAAAGTTTTGTCGCACTGCGAATGGCAAAGGCTGCAGGAAAGCGTCGCGCGATAACTTACCCGCGAGACAGCTAA
- a CDS encoding PASTA domain-containing protein has protein sequence MRTRTVAAALTAAALLTLTACASTDNTGPGKPDTSSQDTDDRTKQDTTPTETSPETPDSTSEAAPEAATLPDLVGQDLQAAQDEAQAAGFYVLDDQDASGQNRLQVFDRNWTVCSQDPEPGTHPTDTPVTLYAVKDDETC, from the coding sequence ATGCGCACCCGGACCGTCGCAGCCGCACTCACCGCCGCAGCACTGCTCACGCTCACCGCCTGCGCGAGCACCGACAACACCGGCCCCGGCAAGCCGGACACCTCGTCCCAGGACACCGACGACCGCACGAAACAGGACACCACCCCCACCGAAACCAGCCCGGAAACACCTGACAGCACCTCCGAAGCGGCCCCTGAAGCGGCAACGCTGCCCGACCTCGTCGGCCAGGACCTCCAGGCCGCCCAGGACGAGGCGCAAGCCGCCGGCTTCTACGTCCTCGACGACCAGGACGCCAGTGGCCAGAACCGCTTGCAGGTCTTCGACCGCAACTGGACGGTCTGCAGCCAGGACCCCGAGCCCGGCACGCACCCCACGGACACGCCCGTGACCCTGTACGCCGTCAAGGACGACGAGACCTGCTGA
- a CDS encoding cold-shock protein: MAAGTVKWFNAEKGFGFIEQDGGGPDVFAHYSNISAQGFRELLEGQKVNFDIAQGQKGPTAENIVLV, from the coding sequence ATGGCTGCTGGTACCGTGAAGTGGTTCAACGCGGAAAAGGGTTTCGGATTCATCGAGCAGGATGGTGGCGGCCCTGACGTGTTCGCCCACTACTCGAACATCTCCGCCCAGGGCTTCCGCGAGCTGCTCGAAGGCCAGAAGGTCAACTTCGACATCGCGCAGGGCCAGAAGGGCCCGACGGCCGAGAACATCGTTCTTGTCTGA
- a CDS encoding DEAD/DEAH box helicase: MNRTRTNDRFSRTRNGGAAAGRSGGRSGSSTAGRSGGQGRSGGQGRSGGGGGYGRRPAAVQGEFALPETITPALPAVEGFADLDMPKELLAALGTQGVTVPFPIQGATLPNSLAGRDVLGRGRTGSGKTLAFGLALLARTVGQRAEAKQPLGLVLVPTRELAQQVTDALTPYARAVRLRLATVVGGMPIGRQASALRGGAEIVVATPGRLKDLIDRGDCRLDQVAITVLDEADQMADMGFMPQVTALLDQVRPGGQRMLFSATLDRNVDLLVRRYLSDPVVHSVDPSAGAVTTMEHHVLHVHGADKHSATVEIAARDGRVIMFLDTKHAVDRLTEQLLNSGVRAAALHGGKSQPQRTRTLTQFKSGHVNVLVATNVAARGIHVDNLDLVVNVDPPTDHKDYLHRGGRTARAGESGSVVTLVTPNQRRDMTRLMAAAGIVPQTTQVRTGEEALHRITGAQTPSGIPVVIKAPVVERPKKRGSGSTSRGRRRPASAAGRAPARRPNVAAAA; encoded by the coding sequence ATGAACCGCACACGTACGAACGACCGTTTCTCCCGCACCCGCAACGGCGGTGCCGCCGCTGGACGGAGTGGTGGCCGATCCGGTTCGTCGACCGCCGGCCGGTCCGGTGGGCAGGGCCGCTCCGGCGGGCAGGGGCGTTCCGGCGGTGGTGGCGGCTACGGCCGTCGGCCCGCCGCGGTCCAGGGTGAGTTCGCTCTCCCCGAGACGATCACCCCCGCGCTTCCCGCTGTTGAGGGCTTCGCCGATCTGGACATGCCCAAGGAGTTGCTGGCCGCGCTCGGCACGCAGGGCGTGACCGTGCCCTTCCCGATCCAGGGCGCGACCCTGCCGAACTCCCTCGCCGGCCGGGACGTACTGGGCCGCGGGCGCACCGGCTCCGGCAAGACCCTCGCCTTCGGGCTGGCGCTGCTGGCCCGTACGGTCGGGCAGCGCGCCGAGGCCAAGCAGCCGCTGGGCCTGGTCCTCGTACCGACGCGTGAGCTCGCGCAGCAGGTCACCGACGCGCTCACCCCGTACGCCCGCGCCGTACGGCTGAGGCTCGCCACGGTGGTGGGCGGGATGCCGATCGGCAGGCAGGCCAGCGCGCTGCGCGGCGGTGCCGAGATCGTCGTCGCCACCCCCGGACGCCTCAAGGACCTCATCGACCGCGGCGACTGCCGGCTGGACCAGGTCGCCATCACCGTCCTCGACGAGGCCGACCAGATGGCCGACATGGGCTTCATGCCGCAGGTCACCGCCCTGCTCGACCAGGTCCGTCCCGGGGGGCAGCGCATGCTGTTCTCCGCGACCCTCGACCGCAACGTCGACCTGCTCGTGCGCCGCTACCTCAGCGACCCGGTCGTGCACTCCGTCGACCCCTCGGCCGGCGCGGTCACGACGATGGAGCACCACGTGCTGCACGTCCACGGCGCCGACAAGCACTCGGCCACCGTCGAGATCGCCGCCCGCGACGGTCGCGTGATCATGTTCCTCGACACCAAGCACGCCGTCGACCGCCTCACCGAGCAGCTGCTCAACAGCGGGGTCCGAGCCGCCGCGCTGCACGGCGGGAAGTCGCAGCCCCAGCGCACCCGCACGCTGACGCAGTTCAAGAGCGGGCATGTCAACGTGCTGGTGGCGACCAACGTCGCGGCGCGCGGCATCCACGTCGACAACCTCGACCTCGTCGTCAACGTCGACCCGCCGACCGACCACAAGGACTACCTCCACCGTGGCGGCAGGACCGCCCGTGCCGGTGAGTCCGGCAGTGTCGTCACCCTGGTCACCCCGAACCAGCGCCGTGACATGACCCGCCTGATGGCAGCGGCCGGCATCGTCCCGCAGACCACCCAGGTCCGCACCGGCGAAGAGGCCCTGCACCGCATCACCGGCGCCCAGACCCCCTCGGGCATCCCGGTCGTCATCAAGGCGCCGGTGGTCGAGCGCCCCAAGAAGCGTGGCAGCGGCTCCACTTCACGTGGCCGCCGCCGTCCGGCCTCGGCGGCGGGTCGCGCGCCCGCCCGTCGGCCCAACGTCGCTGCGGCGGCGTAG
- a CDS encoding CBS domain-containing protein: MPLVQMQPRPTTADPVHSTTADATDMTGPQVWHDMTVEVALSVTAAAGTGHLVLRDEDGQYVGLVTRARLAAVRDSHGYTDRIRLSDITDSAGPSVEHGGGPAVLGLAG; encoded by the coding sequence TTGCCGCTGGTCCAGATGCAGCCCCGCCCGACAACCGCCGACCCCGTGCACAGCACGACGGCCGACGCCACGGACATGACCGGACCTCAGGTCTGGCACGACATGACCGTGGAGGTGGCGCTGTCCGTCACGGCCGCCGCCGGGACGGGGCATCTGGTCCTGCGCGACGAGGACGGCCAGTACGTGGGCCTGGTGACCCGGGCCCGGCTCGCCGCCGTCCGGGACAGCCACGGCTACACGGACCGCATCCGCCTGAGCGACATCACCGACAGCGCCGGGCCCTCCGTCGAACACGGCGGTGGCCCGGCCGTCCTCGGCCTGGCGGGCTGA
- a CDS encoding SCO5918 family protein, with the protein MRCVIARFPFDLTKSGVLESMKGIKPEPVTGESVIVGRRRYPVKQVGQVVTRQDPRDFSAGEVVRAMTRLGFTCGTLAPAEPVPTENPFERASALLGTPVSV; encoded by the coding sequence ATGCGCTGTGTCATCGCACGCTTCCCGTTCGACCTGACCAAGAGCGGTGTGCTGGAGTCGATGAAGGGCATCAAGCCCGAGCCGGTCACCGGTGAGTCCGTGATCGTCGGACGGCGCCGCTACCCCGTGAAGCAGGTCGGCCAGGTCGTCACCCGCCAGGACCCCCGTGATTTCAGCGCGGGCGAAGTGGTGCGGGCCATGACCCGGCTCGGCTTCACCTGCGGCACCCTTGCTCCGGCCGAGCCGGTTCCTACGGAGAACCCGTTCGAGCGGGCCTCGGCGCTGCTCGGCACCCCGGTGTCCGTCTGA
- a CDS encoding helix-turn-helix domain-containing protein — translation MTADESLGRLDDDDYPAYTMGRAAEMLGTTPGFLRALGEARLITPLRSEGGHRRYSRYQLRIAARARELVDRGTPIDAACRIIILEDQLEEAQRINAEYRRADKSSKPSATT, via the coding sequence ATGACAGCAGACGAGTCGCTGGGACGTCTTGACGACGACGACTACCCCGCCTACACGATGGGCCGGGCCGCCGAGATGCTCGGTACCACTCCCGGCTTCCTCCGGGCCCTCGGCGAAGCACGACTGATCACACCGTTGCGCTCCGAGGGCGGACACCGCCGCTATTCCCGTTACCAACTGCGCATCGCGGCGCGGGCGCGTGAGCTCGTCGACCGAGGCACCCCGATCGACGCCGCCTGCCGGATCATCATCCTTGAGGACCAGCTCGAAGAAGCCCAGCGCATCAACGCCGAGTACCGTCGCGCCGACAAATCGTCCAAACCGTCGGCTACGACCTGA
- a CDS encoding cold-shock protein has protein sequence MASGTVKWFNAEKGFGFIAQDGGGPDVFAHYSAINSSGFRELQEGQAVTFDVVQGQKGPQAENITTA, from the coding sequence GTGGCAAGTGGAACTGTGAAGTGGTTCAACGCGGAGAAGGGCTTCGGCTTCATCGCCCAGGACGGCGGCGGTCCGGACGTCTTCGCGCACTACTCCGCGATCAACTCCTCGGGCTTCCGTGAGCTCCAGGAGGGCCAGGCCGTGACGTTCGACGTCGTCCAGGGCCAGAAGGGCCCCCAGGCGGAGAACATCACCACCGCCTGA
- a CDS encoding GTP cyclohydrolase II, with amino-acid sequence MPDFPTATQRSRVRVPLRFHDGYSVDTELVTFHGLADGQEHVAMVLGEPAPGTTPLVRLHSECLTGDVFGSARCDCGPQLREAVERIAEHGGVLLYLRQEGRGIGLYNKLDAYALQDDGLDTYAANAALGLPEDARDYTAAAQMLQALGITSVDLLSNNPDKANQLRALGTDVHDRVPTGVFTTPANVRYLRAKVLQTQHTLPLGELGGIGGHTGLTELSVG; translated from the coding sequence ATGCCCGACTTCCCCACCGCCACCCAGCGCTCCCGTGTCCGTGTGCCGCTGCGCTTCCACGACGGCTACAGCGTCGACACCGAACTGGTCACCTTCCACGGCCTGGCCGACGGTCAGGAGCACGTGGCGATGGTCCTCGGCGAACCGGCGCCCGGCACCACCCCGCTGGTCCGGCTGCACTCCGAGTGCCTCACGGGCGACGTCTTCGGCTCGGCCCGCTGCGACTGCGGCCCCCAGCTGCGCGAGGCCGTCGAACGCATAGCCGAGCACGGCGGCGTCCTGCTCTACCTCCGCCAGGAGGGCCGGGGCATCGGCCTCTACAACAAGCTCGACGCGTACGCCCTCCAGGACGACGGCCTCGACACCTACGCCGCGAACGCCGCGCTGGGCCTCCCGGAGGACGCCCGCGACTACACGGCGGCGGCCCAGATGCTCCAGGCCCTGGGGATCACCTCGGTGGACCTGCTCTCCAACAACCCGGACAAGGCCAACCAGCTCCGGGCCCTGGGCACGGACGTCCACGACCGCGTTCCGACGGGCGTGTTCACCACCCCGGCGAACGTCCGCTACCTCCGCGCGAAGGTCCTGCAGACCCAGCACACGCTGCCGCTGGGCGAGCTGGGCGGCATCGGCGGGCACACGGGCCTCACGGAGCTGAGCGTCGGCTGA
- a CDS encoding MarR family winged helix-turn-helix transcriptional regulator has protein sequence MTTRWLTPEEQRAWRAYVGASLLLEDALDRQLQQDAGMPHLYYTILAYLSETPERRLRMTDLAEKLKITRSRLTYAVARLEKDGHVRREACKWDKRGTVAALTDEGMAVLERTAPGHVATVRAALFDHLTPEQVGQLEEIGRRIEQALQGDGTESAPEGLPWLRRSSTSCNAGEAGEAGA, from the coding sequence ATGACGACCCGCTGGCTCACCCCCGAGGAGCAGCGCGCGTGGCGCGCGTACGTCGGGGCCTCCCTGCTCCTGGAGGACGCGCTCGACCGGCAGCTCCAGCAGGACGCCGGGATGCCGCACCTCTATTACACGATCCTGGCCTACCTCTCCGAGACGCCCGAGCGGCGGCTGCGGATGACCGATCTCGCCGAGAAGCTGAAGATCACACGCAGTCGGCTGACGTACGCCGTGGCACGACTGGAGAAGGACGGCCACGTACGGCGCGAGGCCTGCAAGTGGGACAAGCGGGGCACCGTCGCCGCGCTGACCGACGAGGGCATGGCGGTGCTGGAGCGCACCGCGCCCGGGCATGTCGCCACGGTCCGTGCCGCCCTCTTCGACCATCTGACTCCCGAGCAGGTGGGCCAGCTGGAGGAGATCGGCAGGCGGATCGAGCAGGCGCTCCAGGGGGACGGGACGGAGTCGGCGCCGGAGGGTCTGCCGTGGCTGCGCAGGTCGTCGACCTCGTGCAACGCCGGCGAAGCGGGCGAGGCCGGCGCATGA
- a CDS encoding dihydrofolate reductase family protein produces the protein MPLPYVLLSAAVSLDGYLDDTGPERLLLSSPADFDRVDEVRASSDAILIGAGTIRADNPRLLVNSPERRAARLAAGKPEYPLKVTVSGSGELDPAANFWHTGGEKLVYTTDKGAEQARRAELGAGVDIVSLGPGTLDWRTLLEHLHDVRGVQRLMVEGGGTVHTQLLQRHLADELQLVLAPLFVGDPDAPRLFGPGAYQGGRLRLTETRRIEDVVLMRYEPTAPGAGPLVSAADRHWLALACELAERCPPSSTAFSVGAVVVAADGTELARGHSREGGDPVVHAEEAALAKLDPADPRLPTATVYSSLEPCARRASRPAPCARLILDAGVRRVVTAWREPDTFVVAADGNGLLTGEGVEVVVLPEYEQRAKAPNAHLPG, from the coding sequence ATGCCCCTCCCGTACGTCCTGTTGTCCGCCGCCGTCTCCCTCGACGGTTATCTGGACGACACCGGCCCCGAGCGGCTGCTGCTCTCCAGCCCCGCCGACTTCGACCGGGTCGACGAGGTACGGGCTTCCAGTGACGCGATCCTCATCGGCGCCGGCACCATCCGTGCCGACAACCCGCGGCTCCTGGTCAACTCGCCCGAGCGGCGGGCCGCGCGGCTGGCGGCCGGAAAACCCGAGTACCCGCTCAAGGTGACGGTGAGCGGATCGGGCGAGCTGGACCCGGCCGCCAACTTCTGGCACACGGGCGGCGAGAAGCTCGTCTACACGACGGACAAGGGCGCCGAGCAGGCCCGGCGGGCGGAGCTGGGCGCCGGCGTGGACATCGTCTCCCTGGGCCCGGGCACCCTCGACTGGCGGACCCTCCTCGAACACCTCCACGACGTGCGGGGCGTACAGCGCCTCATGGTCGAGGGCGGCGGCACCGTCCACACCCAGCTCCTCCAGCGGCACCTCGCCGACGAACTCCAGCTCGTCCTCGCGCCCCTCTTCGTCGGCGACCCCGACGCCCCCCGCCTCTTCGGCCCCGGCGCCTACCAGGGCGGCCGGCTCCGGCTCACGGAGACACGACGCATCGAGGACGTCGTCCTCATGCGGTACGAGCCCACCGCCCCCGGCGCCGGCCCGCTCGTCTCCGCCGCCGACCGGCACTGGCTGGCACTGGCGTGCGAGCTGGCGGAACGGTGTCCGCCGTCGAGCACGGCGTTCAGTGTCGGGGCGGTGGTGGTCGCCGCCGACGGTACGGAACTGGCGCGCGGGCACTCACGGGAGGGCGGCGACCCGGTCGTGCACGCGGAGGAGGCGGCGCTCGCCAAGCTCGACCCGGCCGACCCCCGGCTTCCGACGGCCACCGTCTACAGCAGCCTGGAGCCCTGTGCGCGGCGCGCGTCCCGCCCGGCACCCTGCGCCCGGCTGATCCTCGACGCGGGCGTACGCCGGGTGGTGACCGCCTGGCGCGAGCCGGACACCTTCGTGGTGGCGGCGGACGGGAACGGGCTGCTCACGGGGGAGGGCGTCGAGGTCGTCGTACTCCCCGAGTACGAGCAGCGCGCCAAGGCTCCCAACGCCCACCTGCCCGGCTGA